One genomic region from Accipiter gentilis chromosome Z, bAccGen1.1, whole genome shotgun sequence encodes:
- the CREB3 gene encoding LOW QUALITY PROTEIN: cyclic AMP-responsive element-binding protein 3 (The sequence of the model RefSeq protein was modified relative to this genomic sequence to represent the inferred CDS: deleted 2 bases in 1 codon): MEHGHLLELLLEADTLHPASDIYSEMSSPEDLSAFINEDLLDFILKDDVPGPELPELGNDLMQDWGMLEDKVLDKEIDDFLNSLMTFADEPGTLLDCLPADSDSSISEGQLPSCSTNSNLASSSWSSGVVHADHNYSLHAHEPMLESTMSDMAQGGAFVDLGTRMDLEAIIKALEEEQSSSLPVAVDAGPQLSTFPQLVLTEEEKELLAKEGISLPTHKPLNKTEERLLKKVRQRIRNKHSASDSRRRRKMYVDDLERRLEDCIAQNQKLQKKVELLQKQNMSLLKQLQKLRASLKQSKARTTITTCGMVVVLSLTLKVPPNLCLPGKRERKLEIRVQTQRICKVPNQAAPDVQEGAVAEELSSQPEEPSTSGSLSPSGEEGQSAPNMDARSSVNSNSSSDPLTAEGSEPGCPQPQEQHVESSPVQTVVSMVWKNGSQEERQHAATVVIEHHRADGM; this comes from the exons ATGGAGCACGGACACCTCTTGGAGTTACTCCTTGAGGCT GACACCCTTCACCCAGCATCCGATATCTACAGCGAG ATGTCATCCCCAGAGGATCTGTCTGCCTTTATAAATGAGGACCTTCTTGACTTCATCCTCAAGGATGATGTTCCCGGCCCTGAACTCCCAGAGTTGGGGAATGATCTGATGCAAGACTGGGGCATGCTAGAGGACAAG GTCCTAGACAAGGAGATAGATGACTTCCTCAACTCCTTGATGACCTTTGCAGATGAACCAGGCACACTACTGGATTGTTTGCCTGCCGACAGTGACAGCAGCATTTCTGAGGGTCAGCTTCCATCCTGTAGCACTAATAGCAACCTTGCCAGCAGCTCTTGGAGCTCAGGTGTTGTGCACGCTGATCACAACTATTCCCTCCATGCGCATGAGCCTATGCTGGAAAGCACGATGTCTGACATGGCACAAGGAGGTGCTTTCGTCGACCTTG ggACAAGGATGGATTTGGAAGCCATAATCAAGGCACTGGAAGAGGAACAGAGCTCCAGTTTGCCCGTTGCTGTGGATGCCGGACCACAGCTT tCCACGTTCCCACAGCTGGTCCttacagaggaggagaaggagctcCTGGCGAAAGAAGGTATTTCATTGCCAACCCATAAGCCACTGAACAAG ACTGAAGAGAGGCTTCTGAAGAAAGTGCGTCAGAGGATCCGGAACAAGCATTCAGCCTCTGATAGTCGTCGCAGGAGGAAGATGTATGTGGATGACCTGGAACGCAG GCTGGAAGACTGCATCGCTCAGAACCAGAAGCTGCAGAAGAAGGTggagctgctgcagaagcagaacAT gtCACTGCTGAAGCAGTTGCAGAAACTGCGGGCCTCCCTGAAACAGTCCAAAGCCAGAACTACAATAACAACCTGTGGCATG GTTGTGGTTCTGTCCTTAACCCTCAAGGTCCCACCCAACCTCTGCTTgcctgggaagagggagagaaagctgGAGATCAGGG TGCAGACACAGCGCATCTGCAAGGTCCCGAACCAGGCAGCTCCTGATGTGCAGGAGGGTGCTGTGGCTGAGGAGCTCAGCTCACAGCCGGAGGAACCCTCGACATCTGGCAGCCTCAGTCCCTCCGGGGAAGAGGGGCAGAGTGCTCCCAATATGGATGCCAGATCTTCTGTCAACAGCAACTCGTCCTCCGACCCTCTGACGGCAGAAGGCTCTGAGCCGGGCTGTCCCCAGCCTCAGGAGCAGCATGTCGAGAGCAGCCCTGTGCAAACAGTGGTGTCGATGGTGTGGAAGAACGGGTCGCAGGAGGAAAGGCAGCACGCTGCCACGGTTGTCATTGAGCATCACCGTGCCGATGGGATGTGA